The Brevibacillus brevis genome contains a region encoding:
- a CDS encoding GNAT family N-acetyltransferase, with the protein MKIMEHLHLEHFRQMEQLELQYYDAEFITPYQESYNWYLFRPDSVVAIEENGRIIAFMNLLPVKPHIYLQIAQGTFKDSLMTTADIEDLTTAPEQVYYFLSCVVVDQSYRKSPALRMMLHHYLDVLAHVEQSGCRIQSIIMDNITEAGNRFAQRLGMKHVCKSDHHSHIHASDYESFKQHVYASYPMFSR; encoded by the coding sequence ATGAAGATCATGGAGCATTTGCACCTTGAGCATTTTAGACAAATGGAACAACTCGAGCTTCAATACTATGATGCTGAATTTATTACACCGTACCAAGAGAGCTACAATTGGTATTTGTTTCGTCCCGATTCCGTCGTTGCGATCGAAGAGAATGGGCGCATCATTGCTTTTATGAACCTGCTTCCCGTCAAGCCGCATATCTACCTGCAAATTGCGCAAGGGACTTTTAAAGACAGCCTGATGACGACTGCGGATATCGAAGATTTAACTACTGCACCCGAGCAAGTCTATTATTTTCTGTCCTGTGTCGTTGTCGATCAATCTTATCGGAAAAGCCCTGCCTTGCGCATGATGCTGCATCATTATCTCGACGTACTGGCTCATGTCGAGCAGAGTGGGTGCCGCATCCAATCGATCATCATGGATAATATCACGGAAGCAGGCAATCGGTTCGCTCAGCGCCTTGGCATGAAGCATGTATGTAAAAGCGACCACCACTCTCATATACATGCCTCGGACTATGAAAGCTTCAAACAACATGTGTACGCGAGTTATCCCATGTTTTCCCGCTAA